The proteins below are encoded in one region of Oryzias melastigma strain HK-1 linkage group LG7, ASM292280v2, whole genome shotgun sequence:
- the LOC118598926 gene encoding gastrula zinc finger protein XlCGF57.1-like, giving the protein MSSEPQEDSDREQLSAAEGTIVQNEEELCGQRGLMDSSWNPELQLHVTVLPQYWAIEEEDLWNQQRNVRVEQNDPEPKQTKEELEEPELLQIKEEQDEPEPPQIKEEQEEPEPSQTKEELEVPELLRREEEQEELEPKHIKEEQEEPEPSQIKEEQEWFYISRDEKPLDLKQETETLMEIPTLEEHVDSEADLNNQQSFNGTDSQDEEGNQHEESTSTSDEETEPQNRDQRKRRDRSHVQSVASSDMSESLTLCDSDVRKKFKMKTSVKKHKLSPKENRLSSAGSGKRTKNPHDVSVHMRTKSNERAYICKECDRRFSHVSNLKRHMRTHTGEKPFLCTECDRSFRQTSSLKTHMMTHTGEKLFSCKECDKSFSGEFSLKTHMRIHTGEKPFSCKECDKSFSQTSSLKTHMKTHTGEKPFSCKECDKKFIILSNLKRHMRTHTGEKPFLCKECDKSFSHTSSLKTHMITHTGEKPFLCKECDKSFNQISSLEKHTRIHTGEKPFLCKECDRSFCQLSSLKKHMRTHTGAKPFSCTECDASFSWISTLKTHMRTHTGEKPFLCKECDKGFSQISSLKKHLRTHTGEKPFLCEECDTCFSEKSNLKAHMRTHTGEKPFLCKECDKSFSQISNLKAHLRTHAQREAFKKKTSKTPSRRLVMKRP; this is encoded by the coding sequence TCCTTCCTCAATACTGGGCGATAGAAGAGGAAGATCTCTGGAACCAACAGAGGAACGTCAGAGTGGAACAGAATGATCCAGAACCCAAACAGACTAAAGAGGAACTAGAGGAACCAGAACTTCTACAGATTAAAGAAGAGCAGGATGagccagaacctccacagataaaagaggagcaggaggaaccagaaccatcacAGACTAAAGAGGAACTGGAGGTTCCAGAACTTCTACGGAgggaagaggagcaggaggaactaGAACCTAAACAtattaaagaggagcaggaggaaccagaaccatcacagattaaagaggagcaagAATGGTTCTACATCAGTCGGGATGAAAAGCcgcttgatctgaagcaggagactgaaaccttgatggagattcctactttggaggaacatgttgacagtgaagcagatctaaacaatcagcagagctttaatggaactgatagtcaggatgaagaaggaaaccaacatgaagaatcaacatcaacttcagatgaagagacagagccacagaacagagatcagaggaagagaagagacagaagtcatgtccaaagtgtggccagctCTGACATGTCAGAAAGTCTGACTCTGTGTGACtctgatgttagaaaaaaattcaagatgaaaacttcagttaaaaaacacaaactatccCCAAAAGAAAATAGACTTTCTTCTGCAGGGTCtggtaaaagaacaaaaaatccaCATGATGTGTCTGTCCACATGAGAACTAAGTCTAATGAAAGAGCTTATatctgtaaagaatgtgacagacgTTTTAGTCATGTATctaatctcaaaagacacatgagaactcacacaggagagaagcccttttTGTGTacagaatgtgacagaagttttagacAAACATCtagtctcaaaacacacatgatgactcatacaggagagaagcttttttcatgtaaagaatgtgataaaagttttagtggTGAATTtagtctcaaaacacacatgagaatccatacaggagaaaagcctttttcttgcaaagaatgtgataaaagttttagtcaaacatctagtctcaaaacacacatgaaaacacatacaggagaaaagcctttttcctgtaaagaatgtgataaaaagTTTATCATATTATctaatctcaaaagacacatgagaactcatacaggagaaaagccttttttgtgcaaagaatgtgacaaaagttttagtcatacatctagtctcaaaacacacatgataactcatacaggagagaagccttttttgtgtaaagaatgtgataaaagttttaatcaaatatcatctttagaaaaacacacgAGAAtccatacaggagaaaagccttttttgtgtaaagaatgtgatagaagtttttGTCAATTATCTagtctcaaaaaacacatgagaactcatacaggagcaAAGCCTTTTTCATGCACAGAATGTGATGCAAGCTTTAGTTGGATATCtactctcaaaacacacatgagaactcatacaggagaaaagccttttttgtgtaaagaatgtgataaaggttttagtcaaatatctagTCTCAAAAAACActtgagaactcatacaggagaaaagccttttttgtgcgAAGAATGTGACACATGTTTTAGTGAAAAATCTAACCTCAAAGcgcacatgagaactcatacaggagagaagcctttcttgtgtaaagaatgtgacaaaagttttagtcaaatatctaatCTCAAAGCACACTTGAGAACTCATGCACAGAGagaagcctttaaaaaaaaaacaagtaaaactcCCAGCAGAAGACTTGTGATGAAAAGACCATAA